From a region of the Stenotrophomonas sp. BIO128-Bstrain genome:
- a CDS encoding LysM peptidoglycan-binding domain-containing protein, whose translation MFERTRTVVAVAMLTVATYATAVEMNGGHPDTYVVRKGDTLWDISARFLQKPWLWPEIWQANPQVKNPHLIYPGDVLSLAYLDRVVAQPGPRQEAPINGVPLEQVEPFLKQLSVVDEVKSLPYVVNLEDNRLRATTGQTAYVRGLENAQVGQRYAVVRPTVQYALPKPTEDLNARGDTTPGSGNVWKAFIVPSKRHQTLGYELAQINVGTVSRVQSGDVEVTSLVLQGQVDGREVRAGDRLVPVEARPYDLQFVPHVPAPQTADLDVRVLAVADTFTSGGPRDVIAISAGSANGVDNGTVFSLWRQGRHVAHRMDYPNSSRMDDSLTSGAGRVTLPDEYAAHAMVFRTFENVSYALVMEGVKPVHVGYSALHPDKQ comes from the coding sequence ATGTTTGAACGAACTCGTACGGTCGTCGCCGTGGCGATGCTGACCGTTGCTACCTATGCTACCGCAGTGGAAATGAATGGCGGGCACCCGGATACCTATGTCGTGCGCAAAGGGGACACGCTGTGGGATATCTCGGCGCGCTTCCTGCAGAAGCCCTGGCTATGGCCGGAGATCTGGCAGGCCAACCCGCAGGTCAAGAATCCACACCTGATCTACCCGGGTGACGTGCTCAGCCTGGCCTATCTGGACCGCGTCGTGGCCCAGCCCGGCCCGCGCCAGGAGGCCCCGATCAACGGCGTACCGCTGGAGCAGGTCGAGCCGTTCCTGAAGCAGCTGAGCGTGGTCGACGAGGTCAAGTCGCTGCCGTATGTGGTCAACCTGGAAGACAACCGCCTGCGTGCCACCACCGGGCAGACCGCCTATGTGCGGGGCCTGGAGAACGCCCAGGTCGGCCAGCGCTACGCGGTGGTCCGCCCGACCGTGCAGTACGCCCTGCCCAAGCCGACCGAAGACCTGAACGCCCGCGGCGACACCACGCCCGGCAGCGGCAATGTCTGGAAAGCCTTCATCGTGCCCAGCAAGCGCCACCAGACGCTGGGCTACGAACTGGCCCAGATCAACGTCGGCACGGTGAGCCGCGTGCAGAGCGGCGATGTCGAGGTGACCTCGCTGGTGCTGCAGGGCCAGGTCGACGGCCGCGAAGTGCGCGCCGGTGATCGCCTGGTGCCGGTCGAAGCCCGCCCGTACGATCTGCAGTTCGTGCCGCACGTGCCCGCCCCGCAGACCGCCGATCTGGATGTGCGCGTCCTGGCGGTGGCCGACACCTTCACCTCGGGCGGTCCGCGCGATGTGATCGCGATCTCCGCCGGCAGCGCCAACGGGGTCGACAACGGCACCGTGTTCTCGCTGTGGCGCCAGGGCCGTCACGTCGCCCACCGGATGGACTACCCGAACTCGTCGCGGATGGACGATTCGCTGACCAGCGGTGCCGGCCGGGTCACCCTGCCGGACGAGTACGCCGCCCACGCGATGGTGTTCCGCACCTTCGAGAACGTCAGCTACGCGCTGGTGATGGAAGGCGTGAAGCCGGTCCACGTCGGCTATTCGGCACTGCATCCCGATAAGCAGTAA
- a CDS encoding CDP-glycerol glycerophosphotransferase family protein, whose product MMAEYLLFATERYALPILAPLAQALHASGQSVSAWFADGAAGASLPGVPNVGLKEALALRPRAVFSAANWVPPFIAGAKVQVFHGFNVQKRDSARGHFRVRGLFDLYCTQGPATTAPFRELAAREGHFAVAETGWPKLDPLFRDDGGLSAGLRVPAQGRPVILFGSTFTERLSAAPHLYDQIAADIARGDHYWLLTLHPKCAPELFDRYRALAGPHARFIEPEQVMAAQRAADVLVSDTSSIVSEFIVQHKPVVTFRNRVPQPHMIDFDDATQLPAMLAQALDPAPALMAEIRRYADTIHPFRDGYSSERVIAATEDFLSGELGTLKRKPFGAWTRGLQIRRDLGYWGPAKR is encoded by the coding sequence ATGATGGCCGAGTACCTGCTGTTTGCGACGGAGCGTTATGCGCTGCCCATTCTCGCCCCTCTGGCGCAGGCGTTGCACGCATCCGGTCAATCGGTGTCGGCCTGGTTCGCCGATGGCGCCGCCGGCGCATCGCTGCCCGGCGTGCCCAACGTCGGCCTGAAAGAGGCGCTGGCGCTGCGCCCACGTGCGGTGTTCAGTGCCGCCAACTGGGTGCCGCCGTTCATCGCCGGGGCCAAGGTGCAGGTGTTCCACGGTTTCAACGTGCAGAAGCGCGACAGCGCCCGTGGCCACTTCCGGGTGCGGGGACTGTTCGATCTGTACTGCACCCAGGGCCCGGCCACGACCGCCCCGTTCCGCGAGCTGGCCGCGCGCGAGGGCCACTTCGCCGTGGCCGAGACCGGCTGGCCCAAGCTGGACCCGCTGTTCCGCGATGACGGCGGCCTGAGCGCGGGATTGCGCGTGCCGGCCCAGGGCCGCCCGGTGATCCTGTTCGGTTCGACCTTCACCGAGCGCTTGAGCGCGGCGCCACACCTGTACGACCAGATCGCGGCCGACATCGCCCGCGGCGATCACTACTGGCTGCTGACCCTGCACCCCAAGTGCGCGCCGGAGCTGTTCGATCGCTACCGCGCGCTGGCTGGCCCGCATGCGCGCTTCATCGAGCCCGAACAGGTGATGGCCGCGCAGCGCGCCGCCGATGTGCTGGTCTCGGACACCTCCTCGATCGTGTCCGAGTTCATCGTGCAGCACAAACCCGTGGTCACCTTCCGCAACCGGGTGCCGCAGCCACACATGATCGATTTCGACGACGCCACGCAGCTGCCCGCGATGCTGGCCCAGGCGTTGGATCCGGCGCCGGCGTTGATGGCCGAGATCCGGCGCTACGCCGATACCATCCACCCGTTCCGCGATGGCTATTCCTCCGAGCGGGTGATCGCCGCGACCGAGGATTTCCTGTCCGGCGAACTCGGCACGCTCAAGCGCAAACCGTTCGGTGCGTGGACGCGCGGCCTGCAGATCCGCAGGGATCTCGGGTATTGGGGACCGGCCAAGCGCTGA
- a CDS encoding glycosyltransferase family 2 protein, with protein sequence MSSSTAPTERPRISACIIAFNEADRIGDCLASLAFCDEIVVVDSQSTDATVAIATAAGARALQRRFDGFRSQKAFCVEQATHDWVLCLDADERISDALREAILTAQAAGFAGHHGYRFARLSAYFGKFLKHGNAYPDRVLRLFDRRHGGWRGKREIHEAASVDGAVGTLRGDLIHYPYRSLEQQLLKTQRYARMMAEHEFARGKRATLPKLILAPAWRFWRGLLLRGGFRDGWHGLVYAYVRANYVRQKTIMLWMLQNGQPVTDPPRNQPDA encoded by the coding sequence ATGTCCTCCTCGACCGCTCCCACTGAACGGCCTCGCATTTCGGCCTGCATTATCGCGTTCAATGAAGCCGACCGCATCGGCGACTGTCTGGCCTCATTGGCCTTCTGCGACGAGATCGTCGTGGTGGACTCGCAATCGACCGACGCCACGGTGGCGATCGCGACGGCGGCCGGGGCGCGGGCGCTGCAGCGCCGGTTCGATGGGTTCCGCAGCCAGAAGGCGTTCTGCGTCGAGCAGGCCACCCACGACTGGGTGCTGTGCCTGGATGCCGACGAGCGCATCAGCGACGCCCTGCGCGAGGCGATCCTGACCGCGCAGGCTGCCGGCTTCGCCGGCCACCACGGCTACCGTTTCGCGCGGTTGTCCGCGTATTTCGGCAAGTTCCTGAAGCATGGCAATGCCTACCCGGACCGGGTCCTGCGCCTGTTCGACCGCCGCCATGGCGGCTGGCGCGGCAAGCGCGAGATCCATGAGGCGGCCAGCGTGGATGGCGCGGTGGGCACCCTGCGTGGTGATCTGATCCATTACCCCTACCGCTCGCTGGAACAGCAGCTGCTCAAGACCCAGCGCTACGCGCGGATGATGGCCGAGCACGAGTTCGCGCGGGGCAAGCGCGCCACCCTGCCCAAGCTGATCCTGGCGCCGGCGTGGCGGTTCTGGCGCGGGCTGCTGCTGCGCGGCGGCTTCCGCGATGGCTGGCACGGGCTGGTCTACGCCTATGTGCGCGCCAACTACGTGCGCCAGAAGACCATCATGCTGTGGATGCTGCAGAACGGGCAGCCGGTCACCGACCCGCCGCGGAATCAGCCCGACGCCTGA
- a CDS encoding DUF494 family protein: MKESILDVLLYLFEHYFSEDADLIRDRDSLQNGLIQAGFSPTEINKAFDWLDALAEQRPAVVLGRVNGPVRIFHGPELDKLDVESRGFLMFLEQHGILDASQRELVLDRAMALDQDELDLDDLKWVVLMVLFNQPGAEAAYAWMETQMFVDEPEPLH; encoded by the coding sequence ATGAAAGAGAGCATTCTGGATGTCCTGCTGTACCTGTTCGAACACTATTTCAGCGAAGACGCGGACCTCATCCGCGACCGCGACTCCCTCCAGAACGGCCTGATCCAGGCCGGCTTCAGCCCCACCGAGATCAACAAAGCCTTCGATTGGCTGGACGCGCTCGCCGAGCAGCGCCCGGCCGTCGTGCTGGGCCGTGTCAACGGCCCGGTGCGGATCTTCCATGGCCCCGAGCTGGACAAGCTGGACGTGGAAAGCCGCGGTTTCCTGATGTTCCTGGAGCAGCACGGGATTCTCGACGCCAGCCAGCGCGAGCTGGTACTGGACCGTGCGATGGCGCTGGACCAGGACGAGCTGGACCTGGACGACCTCAAGTGGGTCGTGCTGATGGTGCTGTTCAACCAGCCCGGGGCAGAGGCTGCCTACGCCTGGATGGAAACCCAGATGTTCGTGGACGAGCCGGAACCGCTTCACTGA
- the dprA gene encoding DNA-processing protein DprA yields the protein MPICCPASSTALLTVVLAGGALPPRLRLLRQFPDAAAALRAGPGAWRAAGCSPAQRARLALPDEGYLAHGLAWLADERHHLLALTDPDYPALLAQIEEPPVALFVDGDPTRLWHPAVAVVGSRSPSPGGREHAHAFATALAGDGWSIISGLATGVDAQAHEGALQVARGMTVAVVATGLDQTYPPRHAALHERIAATGAVVSEYAPGMPASQAHFPARNRIIAGLSLGTLVIEAAQRSGALITARCAAEAGREVFALPGSIRNPRARGCHRLIRQGAALVEEPAEVTAGLTALAQTLAGALRTRLDAPTEQARPAPERAPSYTDPDYQCLWKALDHDPTGMDSLIQRSGLTAAQLSAMLLVMELDGKVMAAHGRYCRKP from the coding sequence ATGCCCATCTGCTGCCCTGCCTCCTCCACCGCCCTGCTCACCGTCGTCCTCGCCGGAGGCGCCCTGCCGCCCCGCCTGCGCCTGCTGCGCCAGTTCCCGGACGCGGCCGCGGCGCTGCGCGCCGGTCCGGGCGCCTGGCGCGCCGCCGGATGCAGCCCCGCGCAACGCGCCCGCTTGGCCTTGCCGGACGAAGGCTACCTGGCCCACGGCCTGGCCTGGCTGGCAGACGAACGCCACCACCTGCTGGCCCTCACCGATCCCGATTACCCGGCGCTGCTGGCCCAGATCGAGGAACCGCCCGTGGCGTTGTTCGTGGACGGAGACCCGACGCGCCTGTGGCATCCGGCGGTGGCGGTGGTCGGCAGCCGCTCGCCCTCCCCCGGCGGCCGCGAGCACGCGCACGCCTTCGCCACCGCGCTGGCCGGCGATGGCTGGTCGATCATCAGCGGCCTGGCGACCGGGGTCGATGCCCAGGCCCATGAGGGCGCCCTGCAGGTCGCCCGGGGCATGACCGTGGCCGTGGTGGCCACCGGTCTGGACCAGACCTACCCGCCCCGGCATGCCGCCCTGCATGAACGGATTGCCGCCACCGGCGCGGTGGTCAGCGAATACGCGCCCGGGATGCCGGCGAGCCAGGCGCACTTCCCCGCACGCAACCGCATCATCGCCGGCCTCAGCCTGGGCACCCTGGTCATCGAGGCCGCCCAGCGCTCGGGGGCCCTGATCACGGCCCGCTGCGCCGCCGAGGCGGGCCGCGAGGTGTTCGCCCTGCCCGGCTCGATCCGCAACCCACGGGCCCGCGGCTGCCACCGGCTGATCCGGCAGGGTGCGGCGCTGGTCGAGGAGCCGGCGGAGGTGACCGCCGGCCTGACCGCCCTGGCCCAGACCCTGGCCGGGGCCTTGCGAACCCGATTGGACGCCCCCACTGAACAGGCACGACCGGCGCCCGAGCGCGCCCCTTCCTACACCGACCCGGACTACCAGTGCTTGTGGAAAGCCCTGGATCACGACCCAACGGGTATGGATTCACTGATCCAGCGCAGCGGATTGACGGCGGCCCAGCTGTCGGCCATGCTGCTGGTCATGGAACTGGATGGAAAGGTAATGGCCGCCCATGGTCGCTACTGTCGAAAACCCTAG
- the rsmB gene encoding 16S rRNA (cytosine(967)-C(5))-methyltransferase RsmB, whose product MTNARSGKPAGPYTAHTAPGVPTRVLAARVLAQVIGRGRSLKAELATALPTLDDSRDRALLEALCFAVLRRRAAYDAALAQWMPRPLSVREDELRALLLVGFAQLDALELPAHAALSATVDAARAMGRDRQAGMVNALLRRAQREGIPPLPPRDAFPLWMAEKIEQDWPDEAEAVFSASLQAAPLWLRVNRQHGSREAMLQQMEAAGIAAEASSIGADAIRLPVPVAVTALPGFAEGALSVQDLSAQQVADALVPRPGARVLDACAAPGGKSAHLLERDPTLHLLALDIDARRLKRISETFARTGVGQNAKVLAGDATDPASWWDGQLFDTILLDAPCSATGIIRRQPDVLVHRRPTDIDALIALQARLLDACWTMLAPGGTLLYATCSILRDENQFQVEAFLQRTRGAGFLPLGEAYGHDSWAGRQRLPGEDGADGFFYARLLKKG is encoded by the coding sequence ATGACCAACGCGCGTTCCGGCAAGCCTGCAGGCCCCTACACCGCCCACACCGCCCCCGGCGTCCCCACGCGCGTGCTGGCCGCGCGCGTCCTGGCCCAGGTGATCGGCCGTGGCCGCTCGCTGAAGGCCGAACTGGCCACCGCCCTGCCAACCCTGGACGACAGCCGCGACCGCGCGCTGCTCGAGGCGCTGTGCTTTGCCGTGCTGCGCCGCCGTGCCGCCTACGATGCCGCGCTGGCGCAGTGGATGCCGCGCCCGCTGAGCGTGCGCGAGGACGAGCTGCGTGCGCTGCTGCTGGTCGGCTTCGCCCAGCTCGACGCGCTGGAGCTGCCCGCCCACGCCGCGCTCTCGGCCACGGTGGACGCCGCCCGCGCGATGGGCCGTGACCGTCAGGCCGGCATGGTCAATGCGCTGCTGCGCCGTGCCCAGCGCGAAGGCATTCCGCCGCTGCCGCCGCGCGATGCCTTCCCGCTGTGGATGGCCGAAAAGATCGAACAGGATTGGCCGGACGAGGCCGAGGCGGTGTTCAGCGCCAGCCTGCAGGCCGCGCCGCTGTGGCTGCGGGTCAACCGCCAGCACGGCAGCCGCGAGGCGATGCTGCAGCAGATGGAAGCCGCCGGCATCGCTGCCGAAGCCTCCAGCATCGGTGCCGATGCGATCCGCCTGCCGGTGCCGGTCGCGGTCACTGCGCTGCCCGGCTTCGCAGAGGGCGCGCTGTCGGTGCAGGATCTGTCTGCCCAGCAGGTGGCCGATGCGCTGGTGCCGCGCCCGGGCGCGCGCGTACTTGATGCCTGCGCCGCACCGGGCGGCAAGTCCGCGCACCTGCTCGAGCGCGATCCGACCCTGCACCTGCTGGCGTTGGACATCGATGCGCGCCGGCTCAAGCGCATCAGCGAAACGTTCGCACGCACCGGCGTGGGCCAGAACGCGAAGGTGCTGGCCGGTGACGCGACCGATCCGGCCAGCTGGTGGGATGGGCAGTTGTTCGACACCATCCTGCTCGACGCCCCGTGTTCGGCCACCGGCATCATCCGCCGGCAGCCGGACGTGCTGGTGCACCGCCGGCCGACCGACATCGACGCCCTGATCGCGCTGCAGGCACGCCTGCTGGATGCGTGCTGGACGATGCTCGCTCCCGGCGGAACCCTGCTGTATGCGACATGCTCGATCCTGCGCGATGAAAATCAGTTCCAGGTCGAAGCGTTCCTGCAGCGCACGCGTGGCGCGGGCTTCCTGCCGCTGGGTGAGGCGTATGGCCACGATTCCTGGGCCGGGCGCCAGCGCCTGCCGGGTGAGGACGGTGCTGACGGCTTCTTCTATGCGCGTCTGCTAAAGAAGGGTTGA
- a CDS encoding O-antigen ligase: MTFSRGSEPATPVSLPPLQGRAGVAHWIATVGLFCMPALVLTLPQNLLPYGILLLLSTLLAPDYLWRARGLAGRPVKVLAWLVVAAIAFALLSIHLFEQGLRDIDNRSRFVVIPWIALWVCALRPDIRWLWAGALAGLLGTMVLSILQVAGGAPRADLSTNAIVLADIVLVLMVLLVFCRPHQRWTWVIVGMVAGCVTIVLSGSRGVWLALLALLVVMAMSLRWRTGRARLGVLLALVAIAGTLTLTIPSLREQVRLTELKHDVVRMERGDSDSSAGARVERLQVAYETFLDHPLTGVGIGHFDSAMQRLPVCRDDPSEQRCHLGHAHNDLAEWAATQGAPGLLLLLAIYGVPLWVFTGLHRRSGEQTFRGPAAAGIMVVVTYVLCGITQSMFAHQITASFYVTIVGLLAGLSIVQGNTRRLALARAQAQAQASG; encoded by the coding sequence ATGACGTTTTCCCGTGGATCCGAGCCGGCCACGCCTGTTTCCCTGCCGCCGCTGCAGGGGCGTGCCGGCGTGGCGCACTGGATCGCCACCGTGGGCCTGTTCTGCATGCCCGCCCTGGTGCTGACCCTGCCGCAGAATCTGCTGCCCTACGGCATCCTTCTGCTGCTGAGCACGCTGCTGGCGCCGGACTATCTGTGGCGCGCACGTGGCCTGGCCGGGCGGCCGGTGAAAGTGCTGGCCTGGCTGGTGGTGGCCGCAATCGCCTTCGCGCTGCTCTCGATCCATCTGTTCGAGCAGGGGCTGCGCGATATCGACAACCGGTCGCGGTTCGTCGTGATCCCGTGGATCGCCTTGTGGGTGTGTGCCTTGCGGCCGGATATCCGCTGGCTGTGGGCAGGCGCCCTGGCCGGCCTGCTCGGCACGATGGTGCTGTCGATCCTGCAGGTGGCCGGGGGCGCGCCGCGTGCCGACCTGAGCACCAATGCGATCGTGCTGGCCGACATCGTGCTGGTGCTGATGGTGCTGCTGGTCTTCTGCCGGCCACACCAGCGCTGGACCTGGGTGATCGTGGGCATGGTCGCCGGCTGCGTGACCATCGTGCTCAGCGGCAGCCGCGGGGTCTGGCTGGCGCTGCTGGCGCTGCTGGTGGTGATGGCGATGAGCCTGCGCTGGCGCACCGGGCGTGCGCGCCTGGGCGTGCTGCTGGCACTGGTGGCGATCGCCGGCACCTTGACCCTGACCATCCCGAGCCTGCGCGAGCAGGTCCGCCTGACCGAGCTCAAGCACGACGTGGTGCGGATGGAGCGCGGCGACAGCGACTCGTCCGCCGGAGCGCGCGTGGAGCGGCTGCAGGTGGCCTATGAAACCTTCCTCGACCATCCCCTGACGGGGGTGGGCATCGGCCATTTCGACAGCGCCATGCAGCGCCTGCCGGTGTGCCGGGATGATCCGAGTGAGCAGCGCTGCCACCTGGGCCATGCGCACAACGATCTGGCCGAATGGGCCGCGACCCAGGGCGCCCCGGGCCTGCTGTTGCTGCTGGCGATCTATGGCGTGCCGCTGTGGGTGTTCACCGGTCTGCACCGGCGCAGCGGCGAGCAGACCTTCCGTGGCCCGGCCGCCGCCGGGATCATGGTGGTGGTGACCTATGTGCTGTGCGGGATCACCCAGTCGATGTTCGCGCACCAGATCACGGCCAGCTTCTACGTCACCATCGTCGGCCTGCTGGCCGGGTTGTCGATCGTCCAGGGCAATACCCGGCGCCTGGCGTTGGCGCGGGCCCAGGCCCAGGCTCAGGCGTCGGGCTGA
- the def gene encoding peptide deformylase — protein sequence MALLPILEFPDPRLRTKAALIDAADVTTPAFQTLIDDMFQTMYDAPGIGLAASQVDVHKRFMVIDVSEEKDTPMVFINPEIVANEGGQVYQEGCLSVPGIFADVTRANQITVRYLDRHGVAQELTTDGVLAVCVQHEMDHLDGKLFIDYLSPLKREMVRKKLAKQRKHVA from the coding sequence ATGGCCCTCCTGCCCATTCTCGAATTTCCCGATCCGCGCCTGCGTACCAAGGCTGCGTTGATCGATGCCGCCGACGTGACCACGCCGGCGTTCCAGACCCTGATCGACGACATGTTCCAGACCATGTACGACGCCCCGGGCATCGGCCTGGCCGCCAGCCAGGTGGACGTGCACAAGCGCTTCATGGTGATCGATGTCAGTGAGGAGAAGGACACCCCGATGGTGTTCATCAATCCTGAAATCGTCGCCAACGAAGGCGGCCAGGTCTACCAGGAAGGCTGCCTGTCCGTGCCGGGCATCTTTGCCGACGTCACCCGCGCCAACCAGATCACCGTGCGTTACCTGGACCGCCATGGCGTGGCCCAGGAACTGACCACCGACGGCGTGCTTGCCGTGTGCGTGCAGCACGAGATGGACCACCTGGATGGCAAGCTGTTCATTGATTACCTCTCCCCGCTCAAGCGCGAGATGGTGCGCAAGAAGCTGGCCAAGCAGCGCAAGCACGTTGCCTGA
- a CDS encoding glycosyltransferase family 39 protein — protein MLNHRASREFWLLALMALLVLGAGLGMRDPWPSDEPRFALVAKQMVDSGDWLFPHRGTELYSDKPPMLMWSQAALYSLIGDWRVAFLLPSLLAALGTLACVYDLGRRLWTRRVGLYAAWALLFALHFTFQSKKAQIDPLVVFFITLANYGLLRHLLSGPAWRWWWLGWFAAGLGVITKGVGVIALLMILPAAVASVLGWPRVKLHCRDWRFWLGPLAFVLAIALWLVPMVVTALGSGSAEYRAYLDDILFRQTAKRYAQSWDHHQPWWYFLGTMPSMWIPGFLAIPWAIPAWRRRLQRRDARYLLPLVWWLLIVLFFSIPNGKRDVYILPALPMFCLALAPLLPGLLRKRAFQWLLGGFVALLAAGLLGIGMSMLVGQPGFERKLILDRGIDTAVTSGLGWVAVALGCWAVLTLCIAGVRRFHLAVVATLTMAWVAFGLIGYPLFNDSSSARGLMQQVGQRIGPDAELGLVAWKEQNLLMADRDAATFGFNRRWDRQLGDGVAWQAARPQQRWLLVQEDALLACVDRTSAELAGVANRRRWWLVRPGDIHGPCVASAEEQERERALHRIDGDE, from the coding sequence ATGCTTAACCACCGCGCATCCCGAGAGTTCTGGCTGCTTGCCCTGATGGCCCTGCTCGTTCTGGGGGCCGGCCTGGGCATGCGTGATCCCTGGCCATCCGACGAACCCCGCTTCGCGCTGGTCGCCAAGCAGATGGTGGACAGCGGCGACTGGCTGTTCCCGCACCGGGGCACCGAGCTGTATTCGGACAAGCCACCGATGCTGATGTGGTCGCAGGCTGCGCTGTATTCGCTGATCGGTGATTGGCGCGTGGCGTTCCTGCTGCCCTCGCTGCTGGCCGCGCTGGGTACTCTGGCCTGTGTCTACGACCTTGGCCGCCGGCTGTGGACGCGGCGGGTCGGTCTGTATGCCGCCTGGGCGCTGCTGTTCGCGCTGCACTTCACCTTCCAGTCCAAGAAGGCCCAGATCGACCCGCTGGTGGTGTTCTTCATCACCTTGGCCAACTACGGCCTGCTGCGCCATCTGCTCAGTGGCCCTGCGTGGCGCTGGTGGTGGCTGGGCTGGTTCGCCGCCGGGCTCGGGGTGATCACCAAGGGCGTGGGCGTGATTGCACTGCTGATGATCCTTCCGGCGGCGGTGGCCTCCGTACTCGGCTGGCCGCGGGTCAAGCTGCACTGCCGCGACTGGCGTTTCTGGCTCGGCCCGCTGGCGTTCGTGCTGGCGATCGCGCTGTGGCTGGTGCCGATGGTGGTGACCGCGCTGGGCAGTGGCTCGGCCGAGTACCGGGCCTACCTGGACGACATCCTGTTCCGGCAGACCGCCAAACGCTATGCCCAGTCCTGGGATCACCACCAGCCGTGGTGGTACTTCCTGGGCACGATGCCCTCGATGTGGATCCCCGGCTTCCTGGCGATTCCGTGGGCGATCCCGGCCTGGCGCCGGCGCCTGCAGCGGCGCGATGCGCGCTACCTGCTGCCGCTGGTGTGGTGGCTGTTGATCGTGCTGTTCTTCTCGATCCCCAACGGCAAGCGCGACGTCTACATCCTGCCGGCGCTGCCGATGTTCTGCCTGGCGCTGGCACCGCTGCTGCCGGGGCTGCTGCGCAAGCGTGCGTTCCAGTGGCTGCTGGGCGGCTTCGTGGCCCTGCTGGCGGCCGGCCTGCTCGGCATCGGCATGTCCATGCTGGTCGGGCAGCCGGGCTTCGAACGCAAACTGATCCTCGACCGTGGCATCGATACCGCGGTGACCTCCGGCCTGGGCTGGGTCGCGGTCGCACTCGGCTGCTGGGCCGTGCTCACCCTGTGCATCGCCGGCGTGCGCCGCTTCCACCTGGCCGTGGTGGCGACGCTGACCATGGCCTGGGTCGCATTCGGGCTGATCGGCTACCCGCTGTTCAACGACTCCAGTTCCGCCCGCGGCCTGATGCAGCAGGTCGGCCAGCGCATCGGTCCAGACGCCGAACTGGGCCTGGTCGCCTGGAAAGAGCAGAATCTGCTGATGGCCGACCGGGACGCCGCTACCTTCGGTTTCAACCGACGCTGGGACCGGCAGCTGGGCGATGGCGTCGCCTGGCAGGCGGCACGTCCGCAGCAGCGTTGGTTGCTGGTGCAGGAGGACGCACTGCTGGCCTGTGTGGACCGCACCAGCGCCGAGCTGGCCGGGGTCGCCAACCGCCGGCGTTGGTGGTTGGTAAGGCCCGGTGACATCCATGGCCCCTGCGTGGCCAGCGCCGAAGAGCAGGAGCGCGAACGCGCGCTGCACCGGATCGATGGCGATGAGTGA
- the fmt gene encoding methionyl-tRNA formyltransferase: MKIVFAGTPAFAVSSLRAAARHHEVVAVYTQPDRPAGRGRGLAPSPVKLEAIARGIPVFQPESLKTPEAQQQLRDLAPDLMVVVAYGLILPKAVLTIPTHGCWNVHASLLPRWRGAAPIQRAIQAGDAETGVCLMQMEAGLDTGPVLLKQHIAIGANDTGGQLHDRLAELGAQVLSDGLGLLRAGIKPIAQPQPEAGVTYAHKLDKAEARLDWAQDADALARTVRAFNPWPVAEAMLVGERVRIHGAIALDDNQGKAPGTLLAASREGIDIACGQGALRLRVLQREGGKAITAADYLNARRDLGVGA; the protein is encoded by the coding sequence ATGAAGATTGTCTTTGCCGGTACGCCGGCGTTCGCCGTGTCCTCGCTGCGTGCTGCCGCCCGCCACCATGAAGTGGTCGCGGTGTACACGCAGCCCGATCGCCCGGCCGGCCGTGGCCGTGGCTTGGCACCGTCGCCGGTCAAGCTCGAAGCGATCGCGCGCGGCATCCCGGTGTTCCAGCCGGAAAGCCTGAAGACCCCCGAAGCGCAGCAGCAGCTGCGCGATCTGGCGCCGGACCTGATGGTCGTGGTGGCCTACGGGCTGATCCTGCCCAAGGCGGTGCTGACCATCCCGACCCACGGGTGCTGGAACGTGCACGCCTCGCTGCTGCCGCGCTGGCGCGGTGCCGCGCCGATCCAGCGTGCGATCCAGGCGGGCGACGCCGAGACCGGCGTGTGCCTGATGCAGATGGAGGCGGGACTGGATACCGGCCCGGTGCTGCTCAAGCAGCACATCGCGATCGGTGCCAACGATACCGGCGGCCAGTTGCACGACCGCCTGGCCGAGCTGGGCGCGCAGGTGCTCTCCGACGGCCTGGGCCTGCTGCGCGCGGGCATCAAGCCGATCGCCCAGCCGCAGCCCGAGGCTGGCGTGACCTATGCGCACAAGCTCGACAAGGCCGAAGCCCGTCTGGACTGGGCGCAGGACGCCGACGCGCTGGCGCGCACCGTGCGTGCGTTCAATCCGTGGCCGGTCGCCGAGGCGATGCTGGTCGGCGAGCGTGTACGCATCCATGGTGCGATCGCGCTGGATGACAACCAGGGCAAGGCCCCGGGTACGTTGCTGGCGGCCTCGCGCGAGGGCATCGACATCGCCTGCGGCCAGGGTGCGCTGCGCCTGCGCGTGCTGCAGCGTGAGGGCGGCAAGGCGATCACCGCCGCCGATTACCTCAACGCCCGCCGCGACCTCGGCGTGGGTGCCTGA